The genomic segment AGATCACCACAGGACGGGGCCTGTTGACATCCTGTTATGGAAAGGGGAGGGTATGGTGagtccccacccctccctgaggatTTATACACAGTAAATAGATGATGAAGGAAGgagggacattttcttcagtcCCTAGCCACTGAGAAAATGCACATGCTGCTGTAAGCCAATTCTCACTCCTGCTTTTGTAAACACTCAAATGAGACTCACTGggccacaaagaagaaaaaaacccccATAAAACCGAAAAACAACCATGAACGTAGAAGGGGGACAGGCTGGGAAGAGGACAGACATCACTGGGAACAGGGGGAGGACTAGAAAAATGAACAGGTGGGTGTGAATACAATAAAAAACACATGATGTTCATGTGtgcaaatgtcataatgaaactcagTATTATATCATTAATGTATACGAAaaatgctgagtgtggtggtgcatgctttaatcacagcattgaggagttagaggcaggcagatctgagtgcaaggccagcctggtctacagagcaagttccagatcagccagggctacactgtctcaaaacaaaaacaaccaaaaattatATGTgctaatcaaaacattaaaaagaaacctGTTCACAGAACAATTTCAGTCTGTATGTTAATAAGAATAGCTGCAGTGATAATAGACAACTCACATGCTGTCTTAAAATTGAtggaatttttattcttttttaaagatttagttttatgtgtatgtgtgcctgagtgtctgtatatgcacatgtgcaggcaGGTAttcttggagtccagaagagggttttggaaactctggaactgtagtcacaggtggttatgagccacccggTGGGGtgggaaccaagcccaggtcctctgcaagagcagccagtgcgcttaaccactgagcggTCTCTCCAGACCCAGATGAGATTATTTGGAAACCGGGAGGCTTTGCTGTTGAACCTGACATATAGCAGTGTGTTCATTCCGCCTCTACTACTGAAGCCATGGGGGAGAGGAAAGCACGAATTTTCAGAGTGCAACAGAGATGACCAGCCTCTGATGCACAAGGCTGAGTGAAGTGAAGACTTGTGGGTCCTCCAGAcagggagctggcacaggctgttcccTGCTCTGCATGCTCTTCCTCGGTGGTCCTGGCAACCAGGAAGGGGTGAGTATGGACATTTGTACCCAGTAAGAGAACTGCCTGACATTGCAGTGCTTAGCTTTGGGGTTCAGTGTTGCAGTAACAGCTACAGAACTATCCTTGCACTCCAAGAATGTGCTCATGCACAGGAGGGCTCAGCTAGTTCTGTCTGTAATCAGCAGGTCTTGATGtcgattggctgtggatctgaaAGCCTGGACAAGGAACAGTGTTTTCCTGTGGGTGCCTGTGTTCACAGCCCTCCTAACTCCCTTCCTAATGTATCTACAGGTTGCTCCATTGCTCACCAACATGGAAGAGACAGTTGGGTCTGTCGGAGATAAACAATTTACACACTTCTCCAAATCTATACTCATTCACAAACACAGCAGTATTTTATCTGTGGAAGTTGTCAAGAATATTGAGACTGCTGTGAAAGATGGAAAGTTGGGAGAAGTGGTCTCCATAGTCAAAGATATCATTCAGGAAGTATCAAGGAGCACAGTGAAAATTGCCGTGACTGGGGACTCTGGCAATGGCATGTCATCCTTCATCAATGCCCTTAGGCTCATTGGACATGAGGAAGAGGATTCAGCTCCCACTGGGGTGCTGAGAGCCACCCAGAAACCAGCCTGTTACTTCTCCTCCATTTTTCCCAATGTGGACCTGTGGGACCTGCCTGGCACAAGGGTCACAGCTCAGAGCATGGAGAACTACCTGGAGGAGATGGAGTTTGACAAATATGACCTTATCATTATCATCGCTTCTGAGCAGTTCAGTTCAAACCATGTGAAGCTGGCTAAAGCCATGCAGAGGATGAGAAAGAGTTTCTATGTTGTCTGGACAAAGCTGGACAGGGACCTCAGTACAAGTGCCCACTCAGAACCCCAGCTACTGCGGAGTATCCAGGAGAGTATTCAGGAGAACCTCCAGAAGGAGGGGGTGAAGGTGCCCCCCATATTCCTGGTATCTAACGTTAAGCCTTCATCACATGACTTCCCGAAACTTAGAGACACACTGaaaaaagacatccccagcatcaAATTCGAGGGTCTCTTAGGAACCCTTTTCCAAATCTGTGAGAACACTATTAATGAGAAAGTAGAATCCTTTAATCAGAACATAGATAAGGATAATCTAAAAGGTTTTGGAATTAATAATCCAGGTAATCAGGGAGAGTGTCAGAAAGTCTTCCAAGAAATCTTTGGTGTGGATGAGAGATCTCTCCACCAGATGTCTCTGATTATGAACCAGCCTGATGCTTATTCCAGGGATGCCAAGCCATCCCAGAATACAAAGAGAGACCAACAAGATGGCTGGACTGTGTCTCAGCTGTGTCGTTCCAGAACCCAATATTTCTCTACAGGAGTTATCTTCATCCGTTACTGTTTTGACTCTCGCCATCGTAGATGCATTCAACTGAAACATGTGCTTAATGAAGTTGCAAAGAAAACCAAGAATATTCTGTGGGAAATCCTGAAAGAGTCCATTATCCCTCCTCAGAAGGGCTAGACAACTGAGGTCCTCTCCCCAGCTCTGTACCCTACATCTAACCCGAAGTTGAGCTTACTTGAGCTTTGgattccaagttccttgaggttAATGGTCCACCTTTCTTGATGGGTGTCCCCATCAGGAAACACCATAATGGATTTTGCTTTGtaccttttgtttatttattagctGAACTATCTGGGATCCCAATATAGGAGAAATTTCCTTATTTTGACTGTACAGAATCTCACGTTTGACACACAGTTATCTTTGCACCTATGATAGATATTGTTTCTGTTAGTGGCCTCTTGGTTTTCccatctctctttcccctctcttcttcttccctgtCTTGGGAAGCAGTGCATCCCTTCGGGAATGAGGAAGAGCTTGCTTTTGTCCAAGGTCTGAAAGCATGGCTGATAGAGGCCTGGTCTCTGACCTCTCCTCCGATGTGTAAAGAGAGGGGAATGAACTCTGCACCACTGGAAATGGGATTCACCAAGTGCTGAACAGAAGAATTCTAAGTACCCAACACTGTCTTCAATGGCGTCAATGGTGTCAAGTCTAGTCATGGCCCCTCACACTCTGTGCATTCACAGTCCCTATTGGATCTAAACTTCTTCAGCCACCCCTAACTCCACAGGCCAGACACTCAGACCCTCCTCTCTTCCACATGGAgctttcccatttccctcagtttgtgtgtgtgtgtgtgtgtgtgtgtgtgtgtttatctaagACAGACGCTGCCCGGCATTCTGTCACCTCTCTTTCCGTCAGGCCATCCTTTAACTGTCTCAGCCCTCTGCCCTCCACTTCTTTCTGGACACTAACTACTCCCCCACTTCCCACCATTACAGTGTCACATCCCACCCCCCTGCTTTCATGTCACTTGTTCCAGGAAGGGTTTATGTTTGCCTCGTAGTTTGACAGTACAGCCCATCGTCGCTGAAAGTCATCACAACAGGAGCAcagggcagctggtcacattgtgtccacagtcaggaagcagagagagaaagatggataCCGTTCCTTGGcacactcttcttttctttcagcccaagaccccagccaatAGAAGGATTCCATCCACATTCAGAGTGGATCTTCCAACCGCATTGAACCAAGTTGAGAAACTCCCTCATAAATGTGCCCAAAGGTCTGTTTGCATTCTAGATCCTGCCaaattgacaatcaatattaaccatacAGGTACTGTGATAGCAGAGGGGTGTATTGGAATTTATTGATTAATAGTGTGAAGAAGATTGAGTGTGGCTCGGTCGTCCAGGGCTTGCCTAGTACACATCAGGCTATGGTTTTgatacacagaaagaaacaaaacctgttttgagacaggaagacAATGCCAATTGTATTTGTTGAGAAAAATGCATTAATTGTATCATCTTGCCGGCACAACTTTGTGAAAAAGGCTCACATAAATGTAAAAGGTAGGTCTTCTTTATATGCTGGGTAAGGATGGGATGGACTAAGACCTGTCAGTGGTGGTGTGATTGGGGTTGAGGGGAATAAAGCTCTGGCTAGCCTCACATTCCACCTGCTCAAATCTGGTAGTGTAAATCAATAGACTCCCAGGAAAGGTCTGCAAAGAAGTCACAGAAGTTTTGTTTGTCATCCTCATGATGGTCAGAAATAATTTCTGACGCCGAGTTTATAGCGTGGATTTTGCTGCAGTGTGCTCACTGTTAAAGTGAGTGGGCTTGCTCTTTGAAAGTTGTGGGTGTTACTGCTGaggttgtgtgtgtttgtcacGGGGAATCTGACCtggccccagcactgaggaaactgacatgctGACTGTGATTTCACTCTTAGCCCGCTGCAAAAGCAGGGTATAAATTCTCTCTATGTCTTAGAACATAAATGTAGATTTTCTTTTTGCTAGTTGTATATACATACTTATTTATGTACAGATACAGAAATATATGTACTCATTATATATTCATCACACACATGTATGATGTATGGCATGTAATATGCATGGTGTTAATCCCTATCATAAATAACTAATAAGAGtatacaatataaatatatgttggtttttgttcttttttatttttgataacttCCCA from the Peromyscus eremicus chromosome 8a, PerEre_H2_v1, whole genome shotgun sequence genome contains:
- the LOC131916045 gene encoding immunity-related GTPase family M protein 2-like; its protein translation is MAMSTSKVAPLLTNMEETVGSVGDKQFTHFSKSILIHKHSSILSVEVVKNIETAVKDGKLGEVVSIVKDIIQEVSRSTVKIAVTGDSGNGMSSFINALRLIGHEEEDSAPTGVLRATQKPACYFSSIFPNVDLWDLPGTRVTAQSMENYLEEMEFDKYDLIIIIASEQFSSNHVKLAKAMQRMRKSFYVVWTKLDRDLSTSAHSEPQLLRSIQESIQENLQKEGVKVPPIFLVSNVKPSSHDFPKLRDTLKKDIPSIKFEGLLGTLFQICENTINEKVESFNQNIDKDNLKGFGINNPGNQGECQKVFQEIFGVDERSLHQMSLIMNQPDAYSRDAKPSQNTKRDQQDGWTVSQLCRSRTQYFSTGVIFIRYCFDSRHRRCIQLKHVLNEVAKKTKNILWEILKESIIPPQKG